From Candidatus Methylomirabilota bacterium, the proteins below share one genomic window:
- a CDS encoding enoyl-CoA hydratase-related protein, translating into MPVAYEKRGPIGIVTLSRPGARNAWGADFNEGIARHFAAMEDDDEIRCAVLTGDEAGGAFSAGANLKDPKTHTMASAAEFIKGIPKRRDRAFEILGNFPKPLVGAVNGYAVGIGCIVTFCCDLLVASERAEWRLPQVALGILPAYGGAARLARWVGRGHAMRLTLGFPLGAEEAQRIGLAQWLVPHPRLMDKTLEVAGHIASLPPLAARLAKESLLRGLDVPNLADASLVDLYRFATLELTEDKAEGHAAWREKRKPTFRGR; encoded by the coding sequence ATGCCCGTCGCGTACGAGAAACGCGGTCCCATCGGTATCGTCACGCTCAGCCGCCCCGGGGCGCGCAACGCGTGGGGCGCCGACTTCAACGAGGGCATCGCCCGTCACTTCGCGGCCATGGAGGATGACGACGAGATCCGCTGCGCCGTCCTGACCGGCGACGAGGCCGGGGGCGCCTTCTCCGCCGGGGCGAACCTCAAGGACCCGAAGACGCACACCATGGCCTCGGCCGCGGAGTTCATCAAGGGCATTCCGAAGCGACGGGACCGCGCCTTCGAGATCCTCGGGAACTTCCCCAAGCCGCTCGTGGGCGCGGTCAACGGGTATGCCGTCGGCATCGGCTGCATCGTCACTTTCTGCTGCGATCTGCTCGTCGCTTCCGAGCGGGCGGAATGGCGCCTGCCCCAGGTGGCGCTCGGCATCCTGCCCGCCTACGGCGGCGCGGCCCGCCTGGCCCGCTGGGTGGGCCGGGGCCACGCCATGCGCCTCACTCTCGGCTTCCCCCTCGGAGCCGAGGAAGCGCAGCGCATCGGCCTGGCCCAGTGGCTGGTGCCGCACCCCCGCCTGATGGACAAGACGCTCGAGGTGGCGGGGCACATCGCGTCCTTGCCGCCGCTGGCCGCGCGCCTCGCCAAGGAGTCGTTGCTCCGCGGCCTGGACGTGCCCAACCTCGCCGACGCCTCGCTGGTCGATCTCTATCGCTTCGCGACCCTCGAGCTGACGGAGGACAAGGCCGAGGGCCACGCCGCGTGGCGAGAGAAGCGCAAGCCGACATTCCGAGGCCGCTGA
- the alr gene encoding alanine racemase — MTTIPLRPTTLEIDLDAAADNIMAVRRLVGPERKVFAVVKADGYGFGAAEMGRVFVRNGADYLAVADLSEGIRLRQRGITSPILVYPNSLPEAAPDALAHGLIPTLVDLEGARAYSQAAAGPCEVFVKVDVGLERLGVPAEQAVKTILAMLELRHLSLGGICAHPHAEVGSDPAYADWQLGRFTGVVDELEARGVPVPIRLLAATPFVLRFPHTYLNAVDPGRMLYGITFPGETPPVPLRPTFRALTTRVIALKELAPRERFAELAPFPVAAPMRLGVVPMGSADGLRWLHAGHVLVRGQAVPVVGSPSLEHTRIDLTAVPDARVGDEVVIIGRQGALEISPAEVASRHGLGLHHVATTVGPRVARVYFSSRATVPTE, encoded by the coding sequence ATGACCACCATCCCGCTCCGCCCGACCACGCTCGAGATCGACCTCGACGCCGCCGCCGACAACATCATGGCGGTGCGGCGGCTCGTCGGCCCCGAGCGCAAAGTGTTTGCCGTCGTCAAGGCCGACGGTTACGGCTTCGGGGCCGCCGAGATGGGGAGGGTGTTCGTCCGCAACGGCGCCGACTACCTGGCCGTGGCCGATCTGTCCGAGGGCATCCGGCTGCGCCAGCGCGGAATTACCTCGCCCATTCTCGTCTATCCGAACTCGCTGCCCGAGGCCGCCCCCGACGCTCTCGCTCACGGCCTTATCCCGACCCTCGTCGATCTCGAGGGCGCCCGGGCCTACTCGCAGGCCGCGGCCGGTCCGTGCGAGGTGTTCGTCAAGGTCGACGTGGGGCTCGAGCGCCTCGGGGTTCCCGCCGAGCAGGCGGTCAAGACGATCCTGGCCATGCTGGAGCTGCGTCACCTGAGCCTGGGCGGCATCTGCGCCCATCCCCATGCCGAGGTCGGCAGCGATCCTGCCTACGCCGACTGGCAGCTTGGCCGGTTCACCGGTGTCGTCGACGAGCTGGAGGCGCGTGGCGTTCCGGTGCCCATCAGGCTCCTGGCCGCGACTCCGTTCGTGCTGCGCTTCCCCCACACGTATCTCAACGCGGTCGATCCCGGGCGGATGCTCTACGGCATCACCTTCCCCGGCGAGACGCCGCCCGTTCCGCTCCGCCCGACGTTCCGCGCCCTCACCACGCGTGTGATCGCCCTCAAGGAGCTCGCTCCCCGCGAGCGCTTTGCCGAGCTGGCTCCCTTCCCGGTGGCGGCGCCGATGCGACTCGGAGTGGTGCCCATGGGCTCGGCCGACGGCCTACGCTGGCTGCACGCCGGCCACGTCCTCGTGCGCGGTCAGGCCGTGCCCGTGGTCGGCTCGCCGTCGCTCGAGCACACGCGGATCGATCTGACCGCCGTGCCCGACGCACGTGTAGGCGACGAGGTCGTGATCATCGGCCGCCAGGGCGCCTTGGAGATTTCCCCGGCCGAGGTCGCGTCCCGGCACGGCCTCGGTCTCCACCACGTGGCCACGACGGTTGGGCCACGAGTCGCCCGCGTCTACTTCTCCAGCCGCGCCACCGTGCCCACCGAGTGA
- a CDS encoding FAD-binding oxidoreductase has translation MTDKPVLASADVVVIGSGAFGASAAYHLARRGARVAVLERFALASQTSPRAAGLSSQVRATPALTRLAQRAVTKLAAFTEETGQPLRFTQSGALKIARTEGDAEQLSREVARGAAVGVEIDFVSIAEARRRLPILGERGIVAITWSPTDCNVEPSELPIGYCRAAEKLGAVLLPHTPATGFEIGAGGVEGVRTLQGTIGTHTVVDAAGGWARLVAARLGGSLPVVPTRHQLLITEPIPGVGPEFPIARVIDANVYVRHERGGLMLGGYEPDPLQVDVAALPPSFDIAELPLDIEVLWRLARSVSEQFPIFQDPAIRVAEHRGGLPTLTVDDRYLAGPLPGVAGAWVMSGCCVGGLSVSPSLGEAMAEWILDGAPSLDLSEISTARFAGREPDETALREQCRRAYATHYRAGSEMSSAS, from the coding sequence GTGACGGACAAGCCCGTGCTCGCCTCGGCGGACGTCGTCGTCATCGGCTCCGGCGCCTTCGGCGCGAGCGCGGCGTACCACCTGGCGCGGCGTGGCGCCCGCGTGGCGGTGCTCGAGCGTTTCGCCCTCGCCTCGCAGACATCGCCGCGCGCGGCGGGGCTCTCGAGCCAGGTCCGCGCGACCCCGGCCCTCACCCGGCTCGCCCAGCGCGCGGTGACGAAGCTCGCGGCCTTCACCGAGGAGACCGGCCAGCCGCTCCGCTTCACCCAGAGCGGCGCGCTGAAGATCGCGCGCACGGAGGGCGACGCCGAGCAGCTCTCCCGTGAGGTGGCCCGCGGCGCCGCCGTCGGCGTCGAGATCGACTTCGTCTCCATCGCCGAGGCGCGACGGCGGCTGCCCATCCTCGGCGAGCGCGGCATCGTGGCCATCACGTGGAGCCCGACAGACTGCAACGTCGAGCCGTCCGAGCTGCCCATCGGCTATTGCCGGGCGGCGGAAAAGCTCGGAGCCGTGCTGCTCCCGCACACGCCCGCCACGGGCTTCGAGATCGGCGCGGGCGGCGTGGAAGGCGTCCGGACGCTGCAGGGGACGATCGGAACACACACGGTCGTGGACGCCGCCGGCGGCTGGGCGCGACTCGTCGCCGCCAGGCTCGGCGGATCGCTGCCTGTGGTGCCGACGCGCCATCAGCTCCTGATCACCGAGCCCATTCCTGGAGTCGGGCCCGAGTTCCCGATCGCCCGCGTGATCGACGCCAACGTCTACGTGCGCCACGAGCGCGGCGGGCTCATGCTGGGCGGCTATGAGCCCGATCCGCTGCAGGTCGACGTCGCCGCGCTCCCCCCGTCCTTCGACATCGCCGAGCTGCCGCTCGACATCGAGGTGCTGTGGCGGCTCGCGCGCAGCGTCAGCGAGCAGTTCCCGATCTTCCAGGACCCCGCGATCCGCGTGGCCGAGCACCGCGGCGGGCTGCCCACCCTCACGGTGGACGACCGATACCTCGCGGGGCCGCTGCCTGGGGTGGCGGGCGCCTGGGTGATGAGCGGCTGCTGCGTGGGTGGCCTCAGCGTCTCCCCTTCCCTCGGCGAGGCGATGGCCGAGTGGATCCTCGACGGCGCGCCGTCGCTCGATCTCTCCGAGATCTCCACCGCGCGCTTCGCGGGGCGGGAGCCCGACGAGACCGCGCTGCGCGAGCAATGCCGGCGGGCCTACGCGACCCACTACCGCGCGGGCAGCGAGATGTCGTCCGCCTCGTGA
- a CDS encoding molybdopterin cofactor-binding domain-containing protein, with product MAPRSRRARGEAERKAGSISRRSFLVAGGVLIVGLGLDGLARAAGQTLPGADRILGKPLAPDAVDSFLAVHADGSVTIFVGKVDIGTGGRIAMRQLAGEELDVPLERIAMIEGDTALTPNQGATAGSYGIARGGTQLRRAAATARQALLAQAAQRLGRPAGDLQVVDGVVRAKDGGASVTYGELIGDRAFNLKVDGRAPLKAPQSFRFIGKPLPRPDIPAKVTGHHRYLHDLTLPGMLHARVIRPPALGATLVSVDESPIAGMGGARVVRLQSFLAVVAEREWEAVRAARALHTKWTAGTGLPDYTREFESMRASRVVRDQEIAKRGDLSALSAPAPGMRSLAASYRWPMQTHGSIGPSCGVADVRADRATVWSSSQSTHGFQDTCARFLGLERDRVRVIYLDGAGSYGPNGADDAAAEAALLSKTLGRPVRVQWSRQEEHGLDPKGPAQLLELRAAVDAEGGVAAWETQAWLPIATADLPNIPLLALDAAGIPQTQGRSTGLIYQNVDPPYTLPNVNAVVHWIPDAALRTSAFRAPGKVANTFALESFVDEIAALARVDPVEFRLRRLTNPRGVEVLRRVAARMGWRPRPSPRPADPKAAVLRGRGIAYIHYKHEETLVAMGMEVAVERATGRIRVTRVVCAQDCGLMINPDCVQSQVEGNIIQTLSRTLHEEVVYDGDRVTTVDWASYPILTFPEVPALEFELIQRLDQPPLGVGEAASTPVPAALGNAVFDATGVRLRTVPFRPDRVKAALSGR from the coding sequence ATGGCCCCGCGCAGTCGCCGCGCGCGAGGCGAAGCTGAAAGGAAAGCCGGGAGCATCTCGCGGCGGAGCTTCCTCGTCGCGGGCGGGGTCCTGATCGTCGGCCTCGGGCTCGACGGCCTCGCGCGGGCGGCAGGCCAGACGCTGCCGGGCGCCGATCGCATCCTCGGCAAGCCCCTGGCTCCGGACGCCGTCGATTCGTTCCTGGCCGTGCACGCCGACGGGTCCGTGACCATCTTCGTCGGCAAGGTGGACATCGGGACGGGCGGGCGCATCGCCATGCGCCAGCTCGCCGGCGAGGAGCTCGACGTCCCCCTCGAGCGCATCGCGATGATCGAGGGCGATACCGCGCTCACCCCCAATCAGGGCGCCACCGCCGGCAGCTACGGCATCGCCCGCGGCGGCACTCAGCTCCGCCGGGCGGCGGCCACGGCGCGCCAGGCCCTCCTCGCCCAGGCGGCCCAGCGTCTCGGACGGCCGGCCGGCGACCTCCAGGTGGTCGATGGCGTCGTGCGCGCGAAGGACGGGGGCGCGTCGGTCACCTACGGAGAGCTGATCGGCGATCGCGCGTTCAACTTGAAGGTCGACGGCCGAGCGCCCCTGAAAGCGCCGCAGAGCTTCCGGTTCATCGGCAAGCCCCTCCCCCGCCCCGACATCCCGGCGAAGGTGACGGGTCATCACCGCTATCTGCACGATCTGACGCTGCCGGGCATGCTCCACGCCCGCGTGATCCGGCCGCCCGCGCTGGGCGCCACCCTCGTGTCGGTGGATGAGTCGCCCATCGCCGGGATGGGCGGCGCCCGCGTCGTGCGGCTCCAGAGCTTTCTCGCCGTCGTGGCCGAGCGGGAGTGGGAGGCGGTGCGAGCGGCTCGCGCGCTCCACACGAAGTGGACGGCCGGCACGGGGCTGCCCGACTACACCAGGGAGTTCGAGTCGATGCGGGCGAGCCGCGTGGTCCGCGACCAGGAGATCGCCAAGCGGGGCGATCTCTCGGCGCTGAGCGCGCCGGCCCCCGGGATGCGGAGCCTCGCGGCCTCGTACCGCTGGCCCATGCAGACCCATGGCTCCATCGGGCCCTCCTGTGGCGTGGCCGACGTGCGGGCCGATCGCGCCACCGTCTGGAGCTCGTCCCAGAGCACCCACGGGTTCCAGGACACGTGCGCCCGCTTCCTCGGGCTCGAGCGGGATCGCGTGCGCGTGATCTATCTTGACGGCGCGGGCTCCTACGGCCCCAACGGCGCCGACGACGCGGCTGCGGAGGCGGCGCTGCTCTCGAAGACGCTGGGCCGCCCGGTCCGCGTGCAGTGGAGCCGGCAAGAGGAGCACGGTCTGGACCCGAAGGGTCCCGCTCAGCTTCTCGAGCTGCGGGCCGCCGTCGATGCCGAGGGCGGGGTGGCGGCATGGGAGACGCAGGCGTGGCTCCCCATCGCCACCGCCGACCTGCCCAATATTCCGCTGCTGGCCCTGGATGCGGCGGGAATCCCGCAGACGCAGGGACGATCCACCGGGCTGATCTACCAGAACGTGGACCCGCCCTACACGCTCCCGAACGTCAACGCCGTCGTGCACTGGATTCCCGACGCTGCGCTTCGCACCTCCGCGTTTCGCGCGCCCGGGAAGGTCGCCAACACCTTCGCCCTGGAGTCGTTCGTGGATGAGATCGCGGCTCTCGCGCGCGTCGATCCCGTCGAGTTCCGCCTGCGCCGCCTCACCAACCCGCGCGGGGTCGAGGTGCTGCGCCGGGTGGCCGCGCGCATGGGCTGGCGGCCTCGGCCGTCGCCACGCCCCGCCGACCCGAAGGCGGCCGTGCTCAGGGGCCGCGGCATCGCCTACATCCACTACAAGCACGAGGAGACGCTGGTGGCCATGGGCATGGAGGTGGCGGTCGAACGGGCCACCGGCCGCATCCGGGTGACGCGAGTGGTATGCGCCCAGGACTGCGGGCTCATGATCAACCCGGACTGCGTGCAGAGCCAGGTCGAGGGCAATATCATCCAGACCCTCTCCCGCACCCTCCACGAAGAGGTCGTCTACGATGGCGACCGCGTCACCACGGTTGACTGGGCCTCGTACCCGATCCTGACCTTTCCGGAGGTTCCGGCCCTCGAGTTCGAATTGATCCAGCGGCTGGACCAGCCGCCGCTCGGCGTCGGCGAGGCGGCGTCGACGCCGGTGCCCGCCGCGCTCGGCAATGCCGTGTTCGACGCGACGGGCGTGCGGCTCCGCACCGTGCCGTTCCGGCCCGATCGGGTCAAGGCCGCCCTCTCCGGACGGTGA
- a CDS encoding (2Fe-2S)-binding protein produces MAKLALRVNGANREIESDDPDTPLLYALRNDLGLTGTRFGCGLAQCGACTVLVAGRAVRSCVTSTSAVVGQEVVTIEGLGSPDRPDRLQAAFIAEQAAQCGYCTAGMVMTARALLARTPRPSEQQVRQALSGNLCRCGSHARVIRAVLRAASATTGGR; encoded by the coding sequence ATGGCGAAGCTGGCGCTGCGGGTCAACGGCGCAAATCGGGAGATCGAGTCGGATGACCCCGACACTCCCTTGCTCTACGCTCTCCGCAATGATCTTGGGCTGACGGGCACCCGCTTCGGCTGCGGTCTCGCCCAGTGCGGCGCCTGCACCGTGCTCGTCGCCGGGCGCGCGGTCCGCTCGTGCGTGACCTCCACGAGCGCGGTGGTCGGTCAGGAGGTCGTCACCATCGAGGGCCTGGGCTCCCCCGACCGTCCCGATCGGCTCCAGGCGGCATTCATCGCGGAGCAGGCGGCGCAGTGCGGGTATTGCACGGCCGGCATGGTCATGACCGCCCGCGCCCTCCTCGCGCGCACGCCCCGCCCCAGCGAGCAGCAGGTACGGCAGGCGCTCTCCGGAAACCTCTGCCGCTGTGGCAGCCACGCCCGCGTGATTCGCGCGGTCCTCCGCGCCGCCTCCGCGACCACGGGCGGGCGCTGA
- a CDS encoding alpha-ketoglutarate-dependent dioxygenase AlkB → MRIPLTSGAWLDYDAEWLPTEEADDALASLRRELDWEQREIVLFGRRILQPRLIAWAGDLAYRYSGQTLEPRPFTPTARGLLANVNARAGMTFNHVLVNRYRSGEDSMGLHSDDEPELGPDPLVAIVSLGTARRLVVKPRRKQDRERHDLSLGHGALLVMGGTCQRHYVHGIPRQAGRQGERISLTFRHLLREP, encoded by the coding sequence ATGCGTATTCCCCTCACCTCCGGCGCCTGGCTCGACTACGACGCCGAGTGGCTACCCACGGAGGAAGCCGACGATGCGCTGGCGAGCCTTCGTCGCGAGCTCGACTGGGAGCAGCGGGAGATCGTGCTGTTCGGGCGCCGCATCTTGCAGCCGCGCCTGATTGCCTGGGCTGGCGATCTCGCCTACCGCTACTCGGGGCAAACGCTCGAGCCACGGCCGTTCACGCCGACGGCGCGCGGGCTGCTCGCCAATGTCAACGCGCGCGCCGGCATGACCTTCAATCACGTCCTCGTCAACCGCTACCGGAGCGGCGAGGACAGCATGGGGCTGCACTCCGATGACGAGCCGGAGCTGGGCCCGGACCCGCTGGTGGCCATCGTGTCACTCGGCACGGCGCGGCGACTGGTCGTCAAGCCGCGCCGGAAACAGGATCGAGAGCGGCACGATCTCTCGCTTGGACACGGGGCCCTCCTCGTGATGGGAGGGACCTGCCAGCGCCACTACGTCCACGGCATCCCGCGTCAGGCGGGCCGGCAAGGGGAGCGGATAAGCCTGACCTTCCGGCACCTGCTCCGTGAGCCATGA
- a CDS encoding Gfo/Idh/MocA family oxidoreductase — protein sequence MRVAAIEVSHWHSLYDSAYLRHLVTLPDVQLVGVQDPSAAVAAERAAALGHPPVFTDYPHMLAETRPDFVIALGRHSVMAETAHYLLDHGYPFLMEKPMGINAAEVRRIADKAAAKRAFVAVPLAQRYLPFTTRARQLLAEGRFGPLSHIYFRLNRPTSGRYPAWGAPWMLDPAVAGGGCLRNLGPHALDLFLYLTGEDAQVTGAQLSRRALGERVEDYASVLVRSTGGILGTIEIGNGFPRNGTDGEWKIAGRDAILAVKDDMLRLVTASSEETAAVPLPEPIALTALRDALDHWRRGAPPPIGVEDCARVAVLIDQAYELAGPASE from the coding sequence ATGCGCGTCGCGGCCATCGAGGTCAGCCACTGGCATTCCCTCTACGACTCGGCCTATCTGCGTCACCTCGTGACCCTGCCCGATGTTCAGCTCGTGGGCGTGCAGGACCCCAGCGCGGCGGTGGCGGCCGAACGTGCCGCGGCCCTCGGCCATCCTCCTGTCTTCACCGACTACCCCCACATGCTGGCCGAGACGCGCCCCGACTTCGTGATTGCCCTTGGTCGCCACAGCGTGATGGCCGAGACCGCCCACTACCTGCTCGACCACGGCTATCCCTTTCTCATGGAAAAGCCCATGGGGATCAACGCCGCCGAAGTGCGGCGCATCGCCGACAAGGCGGCGGCGAAGCGGGCCTTCGTCGCGGTGCCGCTGGCCCAGCGCTATCTCCCCTTCACCACCCGCGCCCGGCAGCTCCTCGCCGAGGGGCGTTTCGGTCCCCTGTCGCATATCTATTTCCGTCTGAACCGCCCCACGTCCGGGCGCTACCCCGCGTGGGGCGCGCCGTGGATGCTTGATCCCGCGGTGGCGGGCGGCGGATGTCTGCGCAACCTGGGTCCGCATGCTCTCGACCTCTTTCTCTACCTCACGGGCGAGGATGCCCAGGTCACCGGGGCGCAGCTCAGCCGGCGTGCCCTCGGCGAGCGCGTGGAAGACTACGCCTCGGTGCTCGTGCGCTCGACGGGCGGGATCCTCGGCACCATCGAGATCGGCAACGGCTTTCCGCGAAACGGAACGGACGGAGAGTGGAAGATCGCCGGGCGTGACGCCATTCTCGCCGTGAAGGACGACATGCTCCGCCTGGTCACCGCCTCCAGCGAGGAGACGGCGGCCGTCCCCCTTCCCGAGCCTATCGCTCTCACCGCGCTTCGCGACGCCCTTGACCACTGGCGTCGCGGCGCCCCGCCCCCGATCGGCGTGGAGGACTGCGCGCGCGTCGCCGTGCTCATCGACCAGGCGTACGAGCTGGCCGGTCCCGCGTCAGAGTAA
- a CDS encoding LLM class flavin-dependent oxidoreductase has translation MTSNRARFGIVFLPESLGDFGRLCREAEEAGFDLLGVADSQSVFRELYVALAVAARETSRIRLGPLVTNPQTRHLVVTASAISSIDELSGGRAILGLGSGDSAIYTLGAPPSTVAGLQDAVVTLGQLTSGVVVEHTGRKWQVRRSTRRVPVYLAAEGPRTLELAGRVADGVIVGLGLTPEVISVSLAAIERGARAAGRTLEDLDIWWFAKTNVADTREAAVAPIRMALAASANHAFRFTLEGKALPPDLHERIRGLQREYDAHQHEIAGAVNADLTERWGLTEFLRDRFGIAGTPDDCVAQIRRAMAAGARQFVITAFVPDVSGFMRRFMREVAAAVGSPR, from the coding sequence GTGACGAGCAACCGCGCGCGATTCGGCATCGTGTTTCTCCCGGAGTCGCTCGGCGACTTCGGGAGGCTCTGCCGCGAAGCGGAGGAGGCTGGGTTCGACCTCCTTGGCGTGGCCGACTCGCAGTCGGTGTTCCGCGAGCTCTACGTCGCCCTCGCGGTGGCCGCCCGCGAGACGTCGCGCATTCGGCTGGGGCCGCTCGTCACCAATCCACAGACCCGCCACCTGGTCGTCACCGCGAGTGCCATCTCGAGCATCGACGAGCTCTCGGGTGGCCGCGCCATCCTCGGACTCGGCTCCGGGGACAGCGCGATCTATACGCTCGGGGCGCCGCCCTCCACGGTGGCGGGTCTCCAAGACGCCGTGGTCACGCTCGGGCAGCTCACGAGCGGGGTCGTCGTCGAGCACACCGGTCGAAAATGGCAGGTGCGGCGGTCCACGCGCCGGGTGCCCGTGTACCTCGCCGCCGAAGGGCCCCGAACGCTCGAGCTGGCCGGGCGCGTGGCCGACGGCGTGATCGTGGGACTGGGCCTCACCCCCGAGGTCATCAGCGTGTCGCTCGCCGCCATCGAGCGGGGCGCGCGCGCGGCCGGGCGGACGCTCGAGGACCTCGACATATGGTGGTTCGCCAAGACCAATGTGGCCGATACGCGCGAGGCCGCGGTGGCGCCCATCAGGATGGCCCTGGCCGCGAGCGCCAACCACGCCTTCCGCTTCACGCTCGAGGGCAAGGCATTACCGCCCGACCTTCACGAGCGCATCCGGGGGCTCCAGCGGGAATACGATGCCCATCAGCACGAGATCGCCGGCGCCGTCAATGCCGACCTGACGGAGCGCTGGGGCCTGACGGAGTTCTTGCGGGATCGCTTCGGCATCGCCGGTACCCCCGATGACTGCGTGGCGCAGATTCGCCGCGCCATGGCCGCGGGCGCCCGCCAGTTCGTCATCACGGCCTTCGTGCCGGACGTGAGCGGGTTCATGCGGCGCTTCATGAGGGAGGTCGCGGCCGCCGTCGGGAGCCCGCGATGA
- a CDS encoding TetR/AcrR family transcriptional regulator, which translates to MQRVDPREPPPKQRQPRRPKRPNRGYHHGDLPRALLDAALHIVENQGTEALTLRAVARLAGVSQAAPYRHFANKEAILAAVAEDGFRSLMTAMRQSVQDCGDIPLARLRAVGLGYVTFATSHPSHFRVMFGRDMADRSAFPALRQVASDTLAMVVDAIADCQRAGLVRSEEPAADLALTAWSSVHGLSALLIDGVLDRPVAEVAEMVTRDLFLGLGVRQA; encoded by the coding sequence GTGCAACGGGTCGATCCCCGAGAACCTCCGCCCAAGCAGCGTCAGCCCCGCCGGCCCAAGCGCCCGAATCGGGGATACCATCACGGCGACCTGCCCCGGGCACTCCTGGATGCGGCGCTCCATATCGTGGAGAATCAGGGCACGGAAGCGCTGACCTTGCGGGCGGTTGCCCGCCTGGCCGGCGTCTCGCAAGCGGCTCCCTACCGCCACTTCGCGAACAAGGAAGCCATCCTCGCCGCGGTGGCCGAGGACGGGTTCCGCTCCCTCATGACCGCCATGCGTCAGTCCGTCCAGGACTGCGGTGACATCCCCCTCGCGCGGCTCCGGGCGGTGGGGCTCGGCTACGTGACGTTCGCCACGAGCCATCCATCACACTTCCGCGTCATGTTCGGACGCGACATGGCGGACCGCTCAGCCTTCCCGGCTCTTCGTCAGGTCGCCAGCGACACGCTCGCCATGGTCGTCGACGCGATCGCGGATTGCCAGCGCGCCGGACTCGTGCGCTCCGAGGAGCCGGCCGCGGACCTTGCCCTCACCGCGTGGTCCAGTGTCCACGGCCTCTCCGCTCTCCTCATCGATGGAGTGCTCGACAGGCCCGTGGCCGAGGTTGCCGAGATGGTGACCCGGGATCTGTTCCTGGGTCTGGGAGTGCGTCAGGCGTAG
- a CDS encoding amidohydrolase family protein, with protein sequence MRERRWVRKWGRDVETDGFSPLPTQVISNEEYLPLPQTREQARVAALLQETARANAHRLGVSRRDFLSSSAGMASAFLALNTVFGRFFEVDPVEAVESAAADARKPSDQFIFDIQTHHVAAPRQFPYLLGLRRLGRVWNRELEKDRGIMEDLYLGNYIKEMFLDSDTTVAVISGIPSAAEASNILPPDKMAETRDVINRLAASQRLIAHGLVSPNKGTTDLEEMRRQAADLKISAWKGYTGLPFGNPPKPWRVDDERVAYPMLEASRRLGVKNICLHKGLPLQGGVEEYWHPRDLERAAKDFPDLNFIVYHSAFHSLRPALATARDEFRTSARVDWVSDLCEIRQGNPSLTNIYAELGSTFGQMVITSPLLCGHVLGMLIQSFGADHVLWGTDSIWWGSPQWQIEALRRFTMPESLMKRFGYLPLTPDVKAQIFGLGAARVYGIDPGLHRNPVPPDYVSKLKAAYREEGPSPSLTQYGWVLEG encoded by the coding sequence ATGCGTGAACGACGCTGGGTTCGGAAGTGGGGCCGGGACGTCGAGACCGATGGGTTTTCGCCGCTCCCGACCCAGGTCATATCGAACGAGGAGTACCTCCCGCTGCCCCAGACGCGCGAGCAAGCGCGGGTCGCCGCGCTGCTGCAGGAGACGGCCCGGGCGAACGCGCACCGGCTGGGAGTGAGCAGGCGCGACTTCCTCTCGTCCAGCGCGGGGATGGCCTCCGCTTTCCTTGCCTTGAACACGGTCTTCGGGCGATTCTTCGAGGTGGATCCCGTCGAGGCCGTGGAGTCAGCGGCGGCCGACGCGCGGAAGCCGTCAGACCAGTTCATCTTCGACATCCAGACCCATCACGTGGCCGCCCCTCGCCAGTTCCCGTACCTTCTCGGTCTGCGCCGGCTCGGGCGCGTCTGGAATCGCGAGCTCGAGAAGGACCGCGGCATCATGGAGGATCTCTATCTCGGCAACTACATCAAGGAGATGTTTCTCGACAGCGACACCACGGTCGCCGTGATCAGCGGCATCCCCTCGGCGGCCGAGGCGAGCAACATCCTCCCCCCGGACAAGATGGCGGAGACGCGCGACGTGATCAATCGACTGGCCGCCTCCCAGCGGCTCATCGCGCACGGGCTCGTGTCCCCCAACAAGGGAACGACCGACCTGGAGGAGATGCGACGTCAGGCGGCCGACCTCAAGATCAGCGCGTGGAAGGGGTACACCGGTCTGCCCTTCGGCAATCCGCCGAAGCCCTGGCGAGTCGACGACGAGAGGGTCGCCTACCCGATGCTGGAGGCCTCTCGCCGCCTCGGCGTCAAGAACATCTGCCTGCACAAAGGGCTGCCCCTGCAAGGCGGCGTCGAGGAGTACTGGCATCCCAGGGACCTCGAGCGCGCGGCCAAGGACTTTCCCGACCTGAACTTCATCGTCTATCACTCGGCCTTCCACTCGCTCCGCCCGGCCCTCGCCACCGCCCGCGACGAGTTCCGCACCTCGGCGCGCGTGGACTGGGTCTCCGACCTCTGCGAGATCCGCCAGGGCAATCCAAGCCTCACCAACATCTACGCCGAGCTCGGCTCGACATTCGGCCAGATGGTGATCACCTCGCCGCTGCTCTGCGGTCACGTGCTCGGCATGCTCATCCAGTCGTTCGGCGCCGATCACGTCCTGTGGGGCACAGACTCCATCTGGTGGGGCTCGCCGCAGTGGCAGATCGAGGCCCTGCGCCGATTCACCATGCCCGAGTCGCTCATGAAGCGGTTCGGATACCTCCCGCTCACGCCTGACGTGAAGGCGCAGATCTTCGGCCTCGGCGCCGCGCGCGTCTACGGTATCGATCCGGGCCTGCACCGCAATCCGGTACCTCCGGACTACGTGTCGAAGCTGAAGGCGGCCTATCGGGAAGAGGGGCCGAGCCCGAGTCTCACTCAATACGGATGGGTGCTGGAGGGCTGA